Proteins encoded together in one Telopea speciosissima isolate NSW1024214 ecotype Mountain lineage chromosome 6, Tspe_v1, whole genome shotgun sequence window:
- the LOC122665761 gene encoding uncharacterized protein LOC122665761, whose translation MVVLSRLFTAYQDLNLFKWVKVARTAPKLSHLLFADDIFIFCRVTSEDLLTIKAILDIFSDLPGQGINFSRSGVHFSRIVSSLDKANLCSVLGIKKMSKDAIYLGTNLFHGRSKVKELGSVVQRIQNKLSSWKSKFLSFAGRSVLIKSILASTPAYLMNCFEFPLKICQSIDSICLNFWLGNYGAQKKPVFIA comes from the coding sequence ATGGTGGTTCTATCCAGGTTGTTCACTGCTTATCAGGATCTTAATCTTTTCAAATGGGTGAAGGTAGCTCGAACTGCCCCAAAACTTTCTCATCTTCTGTTTGCCGatgatatctttattttttgtagagTCACTTCTGAGGACCTTCTGACAATTAAGGCCATTTTGGACATTTTTTCAGATTTACCAGGTCAAGGAATTAATTTTTCTAGGAGTGGTGTTCATTTTAGTAGGATTGTTTCATCATTGGACAAGGCTAACTTGTGTTCGGTTTTAGGCATTAAGAAAATGTCTAAGGACGCCATCTATTTGGGTACTAACCTTTTCCATGGTAGGTCCAAAGTTAAGGAGCTTGGCAGTGTGGTGCAAAGGATTCAGAACAAGCTATCATCTTGGAAATCTAAGTTCCTTTCGTTTGCAGGACGCTCTGTTTTAATCAAATCGATTTTAGCTTCTACTCCTGCTTATCTTATGAACTGTTTTGAGTTTCCCCTTAAGATTTGTCAATCCATTGATTCTATTTGTCTTAATTTCTGGCTTGGCAACTATGGGGCTCAGAAAAAACCTGTTTTTATTGCCTAG